TGGTTGCTCAGGTCAGGGCCACAGACCCAGATTCAGGCCCGAACGCTGCCATCGTTTACTCCCTCAGTCCCAAAGTCTCTGAGCGGGCCAAGAAGCTCTTTAGCCTCGACAGCCTCACTGGGTACATCAGACTAGCACAGGACCTCCAGAGTGACAActcagaggagctgctgttAAAAGTGTTAGCGACCGGCCATCACTGCCCCCCAGCAGACACTCAGGTAACCGTATCCGTGCTCCCCAAGGCGAACCAAGAGCTGACGATCAAGATCGGGTTCATAGCGGAGCATCAAAACCAGACTATGGTGTTACCAGAGAACCAGCCCCCCACTGTCTTAGCCGTTTTAGAGCTCATGGGTGGCAGCAGCTTCAAAGGCTCATCTCTTGCCATCGACAGCGAAGGAGTGCCTTTCATTTTGAGCCTGCAGAATGGCAAATATCTGCTTTCCACATCAGAGCCTCTAGACTATGAGACGAGAAGTGAACATCATATTTCTTTGGTAGCGCATCGCAGATCATCAGATGGGAATGTGATCACTCAATCCAGGCGTTTGATCAGAGTGATGGTGGCAGATGTCAATGATAATGCCCCGCATTTCCTCCACACCCACTAtcagctggaggtggaggaaaacAATCAGCCGGGGACAATGCTGCTGCAGGTCTCAGCTTCAGATGCAGACAGTGGATACAACAGCAAGGTGACCTACAGGTTGGACAAACGCACATCTGCCATCTTTAATATTGACCCCACGACAGGTCAACTGTCTGTATCAGCCTCTCTGGATAGGGAACAACAGGGCATACACAGCCTCCTTGTGTTTGCAAGAGATAGCGGCTCTCCTCCCTTGGAATCAGTTGCCACAGTATCCATTCGTGTTCTGGACCAGAATGACAATGCACCTGTTTTTCTCACCCCTCACTTCATATTTTTCATCCCTGAGAATGTACCACCGTTCGCCCAGGTGGGGGTGTTTGGGGTGACGGACCCAGACGAAGGGGAGAACGGGAACACAGAGTTGCATGTTGTAAACAGCAGTGGACCTTTTGTTGTGGATAACACTCAGGGGATACTGCGCACCACCACCGACTTGGACCGCGAGACAGAGGACCGCTACGAACTCTACCTGCTGGCCAGCGATCACGGACAGCCGGCCGCTTTGACTTCCACTGCCAGGATAACTATCTTTGTGGAGGACATCAATGACAACCAGCCGAAAGTGATCCTTCCCAGCAGCAATGCCTCATGTCTGACCATCTCTCCAGAAACCATCACAGGCACCATGATAACAAAGATCTATGCCATCGATGTGGACTCAGGACTGAATTCGGAGATTACGTACACTGTTGCGGCGCCAGAGCAAAACAGGTGCCCCTTCCAGGTGGATTCAAGGTCAGGGAACATCACCGTAGCTCAGCAACTTCTACACAAGGATCTGGGAATGCATCACCTGTTCATTGTGGTCAGAGATGGGGGGAAACCAACCCCGCTTTATACCACTGTCTGGGTGAATCTGTTGGTCAATGAGAGTGTGGAGCCCTGCCATTTGGACAGGGAGCCCACCTGGACAGGGACACCTGACTTGGTTCAAACCCCCTCAAAGGCCCCCATCTGTGAGGTGGAGGACACCAGATCTGCTCAGCCGATACTGTTAGTCGGCGTGGGCATGATGCTGGTATCGACATTTTTGCTCATGGTGACAGCTGTGTTATACCTGAAACTGAGGAGAAGGAGTGTACAGCAGAGCAAGAGGTGGCACGTTGAGGAGAATGAGATTCCGCTCAGGCTCAAAGACAAATATTACTCTGATGACTAACAGAACAAAGCAATGTGTGTAATCCTCACTCGCGCTGTGTCAAGGATGAAATCAGCCTGTGAATTAAAGTCATTCTGAATATTTGTCCAAGGCTTCCTGCATTTTAATAACCAAATTTGCTGAATTGTTCTGACACGCTGTGTACTCAAACATTTGTCAACAACAGAACTACACAATTCTGTGGAAATAAAGTTGAACCATTTTCTGATAAGGATCCCTGAGTTACCAGAAAAGCATATATCTGATAAGTGAGCTATTTCAACACGCTCAGACTTACTCCTAGTGCCTCAAAATTCTATGTACTCATTAAGTATACAGTATTATCCACATCAAGATAGAGCATGTCATAGCAAGGCATTGCAAAAATACCAGTATTACGGTCATCTTTAGGGGATTATTCTCTATGACCCCTGCAGCGAGAAGGAGGACTGAGGTAATGGCCCGCTAAGTTGATTGGGCCtttctcagatttctgactCTGAGTGATGGGGAGTCTAAAGTATTTAGACACACAAAAGGGGTTTAATGTTCCTTCGGTGGGGAGGTGATGAAAGTCTCTCAAGAAGCAGCTCTGAGACGACCACAGGAGGGCGGAGAGCAGCTGTGGACAGGTGAGAGACGGCAGAGGGAAGGCACACCACCATCTCAAGTCACCGCCTCACACCTGTTACCCAGTAGCTCTGCTTCTCACCCACGTCGCTGGATAGTACCCAAAAGGGCGGAAAACCCTACTGTACTGCACCCAGTAACCCAACACGCTTATTGTTTTGATGACAGATGTTCAGAGTGAAATCACGCTGTGTTCAAAAGAAATCTTTACAAAAGGCGGTCGCTCTCATGTGTTGCTGATACATTTGTATGCCGGGGAACAATTGAGATATCAAACCAGGTTAAGTGATGCATAAAGTATGAATGAGTCGggataaaatgtgtttacaaaaTCTCAACACATATTTACACAACGAGGGCAGGCTGATTGTTTCAgcttttaacagtttttaatttttacggCATCATAAACTATTGAGCGATCCTTTCAAGACAGACCTGCGTTAGAGGAGAGAAGGGAAGTCAGAGCCTGTGAAAAACACAATGTATAACAACCTGGTTAGTGGAGAACAAGGCTTGTATAACATGACTGGTGTTTCTCTGAGGATTTCTGAGCTAGCAGCtcgaaaaataaataatctaaTAGGGTTGTACTGTGAGACTTGTTACATTAgctgagaggggaaaaagaactccgtaagaaaaatgagaaattaaagaagcattttaaaaaaggtgcacatgtagttttgggaaagacattttaatcagagggAAAGATCTTCCCGGACTGATTTTGTTGcgcctaaacaaactaaccaaacaaactctttgttttcatgactgattaaactaaataaacaaactgaccttaaaggacaacacaatttcatactgtttactttgttcatatttggcagaccctgccaccttactagcttcaaacagtgttctggggaccttattttcctctgagaacagcttgtttattcagttatggaaaagataaatatctAATTAtactaaatataaaaattctgaatttgaatttcttctccaaaactacatagtgccagTTTCGCATAAGGATACAACCTCATGTAAAGATAGTATATCAAGATGCTTCTTTAATTTGTTAAAACGTCTACAAATTGATATTAAAAACAGGCCtaaaccagatgtttttgttgtggAGCATCATGTTAAGATGTGCCTCTAGACAAAGCTGACTTctcttcaaagaaaaaaaaaagagcagtgtTTGTTGCTGGATGAAACTCCCCGTGTGCCTACTACTGTACACATGCTGTGGCAGGAGAAAGCCTGCCATCTGCTGGGcacacatgaagccaaaaaatcTGGCTCTTTATTTCTGATATTTGGCCAGAGGGTGGAGATGAATCAGAGGACAGTCTCTCACTCCACCACCGTCAGGTCGCCTGAGATCAGTGATGTTtccctgctgcctgctgctctgctctgctccactcaCAGCACATCTCATTTTAAtctgattttctctctctcaggctgCACATTTGATAGTGGGTTACAGGGTTGCGTGAGCTGACATGGCCAAAGAAACCAGCTGGCACCATCCCAAATACCTTGTGGATTACTTCTGAGATACACATCAGGGGTTTTATGATCACAGATAACATGACAATTCAGTCCAATTAAAATACCACTGATGTTTTTCTTATCAAAGGACCTGGCTGCGGTGATGCTGAGCAATACCTCTCATTGTCCCTCAACCATTCAGCATTAAAGGCACCATTGTGTTATCCACATGTTCATGGTctgtcactttttttaaaaggcacatTCCAGGACTGAATGGGCAGTGATACAAAGCTCTTATCATTTTGCCAGCTGGGACATTagaactttcatttttcattcttgtATCTCAAACACTGCTGTCTTAAAGATAGTATCTGACAGGTTCTCAAGCCTGGCGGGCACAACCTGACTGTCCACAGGCTCATGCTGATGGTGTATCACTTCACTGTACATGGACATGCAGCATCTCATCATTCCCACAGACCATCTGCATGATTCATGAGCTGTTTctcatttggttttatttatcaGGCTGGAAATGCTGCCATGAGCCTTCTGAAACAAAAGGGCCTTGGCGATCCAGTGACTGTATATGCCCTAGAGTTTGGATACCCACCTCACAGAAGAGGAAAGTTAGTGTTTTCCGTGAACAAATAACTTCCCTTCTCCTGTATTTGCATAAGAGGCTGCAAGATGCTctctatatgcaaatatgcGTCAACAATGAACTCAAGGAAATTTCTGCAAGCGTCGAGAACCTTGACCTCCTCATTATTCTCCGCCTTGAAGTTCATTGAAAAGCGACATTGTTTCTTTAAGATTTCGCTCGCAGTCATCAGCGGGTCTGTCCATTGTTGGGGGGAACAGAAAGCGAGTTGAGATTGATATACGGGGGCCGAAGACAAGTGGCGCATATCATCAGCGGACCAGCTGCAgtacaggcagcagcagcagcagcagagccaacAAGTTCCTGAACGCATCCTTCCAGACATGGGTAAGCAGCTCCAGCCACTTTACCTCTGTTAGCTTCTAGCGGATAGAGTACTTCTCCACATcagatttgcattttatttgacGTGATTGCGCGCTGATATGAATGGGACCGACTGTGAAAGGGCATCAGGAGTTATTAAGTTTTTGTCAGTTTAGAGGTCGGCTACTCACCGGCTGATGCTCCACCGATATTATGAGATTTATTTCATGCTTGAGATGGCAGGACTGCTTTCAGAGGAGCCTTGTCGCATCTGCTTTCGGTCGCAATCTTTCTCAATTTTTAAAGAGCCGAACTTGGCCTCAgcttggctttttttttttttcttctttccaaccAGAACGAGGCctgtattttcatttgtgtgtaGAGACTGTGAGCAGCGTTGATCCACAGGGCTCCAGACTGGTGATGTCATTAATTAGTTAATTGGTGCAAGGTGTATCTGATCTGATTTTTGTACATCCTGTtatctacttcttcttcttgtgttgaCCAGGATTACTTTGCTCATAGAAATTTGTGCAATTTACCTAATTGACAGCCTTCTTCATCATGACATGATCCTGAAAATGTGTCTCTTATTTGCTAGTTTTCTCACAGTTTATCTTTTTAAACGCAAACTCTGACAgtttgccacacacacacacacacacacacacacacacacacacacacacacacacacacacacagccaacatGTAGATGTGTGCAATTAAAGAGCTATCTCTGTGCCCCTCCTGCCATCTGTGTTTACTGTAATGGTACCAGCTACAGTCTGTCTGCCTCCATTGTGCGTGTCCGTGTGGATGCACGCATGCAAGCGTGTAAtggcacacatgcacacagttgCATTGTTTGCTCATAGCTTTtgctctctccatcctcttccAGCACAGACAGCTCCCAACTATTGCTTTCTTGTTCCCGTGTGTCTCTCCAGAAGGAAGTctatgagtgtgtgcatgtgtgtgtgtgtgtgtgtgtgtctgtgtctgtgtcaagCATAGAGGTGCCTCTGGTCTTTGTTTGCTTGACATTGGTGGCCCTTGTACCCCCATGAAGCTGTGGGACAAAGACTGTTGTCTCTGCGGTCACAAAAGCAGCCTCTCTCTCGCTTTCactttgtctctcctctctgtcctccccctTTTCTCACACTCCCCATGCTGCCTGCTGAATGGAGTCAGGGTGCGAGCTGGGGTCAGAGCAGACACATCCCCATGCCCTTGGCCCTTGGCACCCATTCAAACAGCACATGACTATTAGGGAGAGCTTTACCGAGGGAACCAAAGtgtttgcagctgcagctcGATTAGTAGTGACACAGTAGCAAGAGCAAATTGTCTTTGAAAGGCTGTTTTCAAACGTTAAGATTGAATCTTAGTGTAATCTAGGTATGCAAATGGTTTTAGTTTCATGTGCCCAGATTTTGAGATATCCTTCAGCCTCCACTCTAACTGAAAGGAATGTCATGTGTTGTTcacaccatttaaaaaaaaaaaaaagaaaaatcctgttGTTCTGCATGATGCAGTGATAGCACCagtacacttttttttcctgggaCCTAGTTTTTATCAAAGAAACAGTCACTATTAAACAGTTGACACGTTCTATGAATTATTCAACATCTGGACTCAGAAGCTGAATGTTCCGAATCATTTTCTTGACGAATTTAATGGCGGTTCCACAGTAAATTTATCATCAAAAAAATTTGATAATCAATTCTCCAGTGTGAGGATTTGCCTCTTTTATCTGAATCTGACtattttggacaaaacaagtcttttgaagatgtcacctcgGGCTCTGAGAAGCTGTGGAAGACATTTAATCACCATTTCTGGACATTTTTAGGCTAAAGGAATAAGGAGTCATCAATAATGaaagttttattgtatttgaAATCCTAGTCATGAGTCGCACAAACAAAATACCCATCGTCTACTTGTGGTGGAGGCTGAAATCTCACAGGGATATCTCAAAACCAGAGCAAATGCAACCACAACTATCTGCATGGTCATGACCAGAGTTAGAGGAATTCTGGTGTTTTTAAACCTGGGgcccttttgtttatttatttttgtgcataACTGACTTGGTCCAGTAGATTGCCTCAGCTGGCAACGGCAATTACCAACTCTGGTTTGGTAGAAATAAACCCTTAATCACCCAGGTAGATGTCAAAATATCaggagaggagtgagagagaggtcACATATTAAATAAGCAGCGGGGGAAAACAGAGTATAGAGCCAGAATAATTCCAGTGCAGTGAATTAAAGGTTTATTTAGAGGGGGTTGGAAGATGAACCAAGATGCTTTTGGTGGGTTTTATTCTGTATCTTGAGTTTGACTGAAGTGATAAAATGACTGTTATTGTAAAGGGATTTGTTTGTGGCTATAAAATAAGGatcttaatcaaaacaaaaacatccgTCTTTGTAAGGGTTCTTttcataatgttgtcagacacttagaataacaatctcAGTTCggcagtgacaaaaacaagctaTTTAAGAAGACTGTCGAGGCGTGTCGTcgtggctgccagctgaggcgatctactggaccgattccaaaactttttgtTCTTGTTAGTCATTTATACACCAAAATATGTCATCATAGAACCCAGGATTAGAAAGACCAGAACTCCCCTTTAAGTGagtatattgttttttttatgatttgggtgaactgaccttTTTATAGGTTGCGGCACGTGTCAATATTAACTAAGTGGAAAGAGTAAGACAAGAAAATCTGCTGTGCGTAAATTGTATTTTGGTTCTTCCTACCAGTActtcctctgtgctgtctgtcaTAATGCATCAGCTAATTATGTGCCCTGACTTTCACGCTGCTGACTAACAGGTTGCTATGACTGCTGTATGCGCTGTTTGGGTGGGATACCATACTGCTCCCTGGTTGCCACACTGCTGTGTTTCTCTGGCATCGCCCTCTTCTGCGGTTGTGGACACCAGGCGCTCACGGAGACGGAGAGGCTCATCGAGACGTACTTTGCCCGTAACCTTCAGGACTACATCACCCTCGCCTACATGTGAGTGAACATTTCCATTATTTGAGTGACATCCTTCTAACCTAGCCATGGGATTTCTAGGGCTGTAGTCTCTATTCAGCAGATTTAGGTTCTTTGTAACCATgaattttgactgttttctttctcctttccctccttctcctcagcATTCAATATTTCCAGTATGTCATCTACGGTTTGgcctcctttttcttcctctacTGCATCGTGCTCTTGGCTGAGGGCTTCTACACCACAAGCGCTGCCAGGCAAACCTTTGGAGAGTTCAGGAGCACCATGTGTGGCCGCTGCCTCAGCTCCTCGGTGAGAGGGCCCAGAGTGGGACAAGTAAAGGGGATTGGAGAGATTGGATGGGATTAATACACATATCACTCCCTGGTGGGTGCTGAGCCGAAAATCTTAAAGCTGCTAAAAACCTTTGGGGACATGCAAAGATAAgcatacagtttgtgtttgagtggttggaagacgaggaggaaaacagagagataaTAAgctaatcagaaaaaaaagtaaatgtggTCACTAAGTGAGTCACTGCTCATAAAAACGCTCTCTTAGATTACTTCTGTGTATCAGTTTATTATTATGATGCACCCTAATGCTCATTCCGCTCTCTCCTTGTACAGTTTATTGTGGTGACGTATGTACTAGCTGTGCTGTGGCTGATGGTGTTCGCCTTCTCGGCCCTGCCGGTCTACTTCTTCTACAACATGGATGCCACCTGCCACACCATTGATGTTCTGACTGAGACGCCAGCGAGTATCAACCAGCTGTGTGTTGATGCGAGGCAATAtggtaaaaatacatttaataatgtCAACCTGAAACTGGCTTATCACACAAATTGTATCCAGTTAAGAGATAAGTTTGGTGATTCtatatttttgaaaaagaccaaaaccatgAATGAATTGTTCCTACCTGCAGCCTGTATCACCAGCGGTTACTCTTCTGTGCCATGAATCCATGTCGTTGTCCATAAACTATTAACAAAACTAAAGCTGAGTTCCAAATTGCATACAGCTGGGACTACTTGGACTACGAACATTGTGCCTTGAGCTTTGAACCCCTTGTTTATATATCTGTCACAGTCTGAAGCCCAAATTCtaagtgaaaagaaaacaatgtgatATGGAATGCAGTTAATAGGCTATTTGTCTGCGCTCTCTCTGTGATTGAGTCAATGTGACATATTTTGTAGGTCAGAATAGCCAGACAAGCATGCTGGCTTGCATACTGCAACATGCTACAGGATGCAGTATGAGATCCTGGTATTTTTGGCATACTGCATTTGACATATGCATTTGGACACACTAAATCTTCTTCTGGCACGCTAAACTATAGTATGGCAGTTTAGGTTTTGGAAGTGGCCAAAGAGTCTAAAGCACTCCCAGCAGCTCTTTGAAGCTGTATCTAGGCACagatgctaaatgctaaagaCAGCAATGCTAATATGTTCACCACGCCAATGCCAACACGCAGAAAGACGTTTAGatggtataatgtttaccattttTAACGTCTTACATTGGTGTGTTAGCATGTAAGCTTTTGCTATTAGTTAGCACTgcacacaaagtacagctgaagcTGATGGGAACGGCGTAAGTCTTGCAGGTATTTAAGAAAACTTGAACCATAACATTGGTCACACAtattgacctgatgatggcatGAGTTGAATGTgaagggatcaccaaagttattaaaatgaatcttgaggggaacatgaatgtttgtaaCAAATAGCGTAGCAATCCAGACAACATTACCATCCCCAGAGCCGGAGACCGTTGCTAACCAAACATAATTGTCAcacaatgagccacactgttgcactgggtgacctGTTCCTTCATTAACATGAACACGGCACTTCTTCAGACTGTCTTGATGATGTAAATACTAAGTGGGTTTCAAAAGCTCTTTTTATCCTTTGATTGTCTCTGCAATTAGAGATAGAACTGATGAGAGAACTCTGATGTTTAACAGGGCTCCTGCCGTGGAACGCAGTACCAGGGAAAGCTTGTGGTATAACTCTGTCCACTGTATGCAAGACCAGAGAGGTAAGAACAG
This window of the Pagrus major chromosome 18, Pma_NU_1.0 genome carries:
- the plp1a gene encoding proteolipid protein 1a isoform X2, whose protein sequence is MGCYDCCMRCLGGIPYCSLVATLLCFSGIALFCGCGHQALTETERLIETYFARNLQDYITLAYIIQYFQYVIYGLASFFFLYCIVLLAEGFYTTSAARQTFGEFRSTMCGRCLSSSFIVVTYVLAVLWLMVFAFSALPVYFFYNMDATCHTIDVLTETPASINQLCVDARQYGLLPWNAVPGKACGITLSTVCKTREYQMTYDLYIAAFAGAGITLLALLTYTVSTTYNFAVLRYLGRKGISARC
- the plp1a gene encoding proteolipid protein 1a isoform X1; amino-acid sequence: MGCYDCCMRCLGGIPYCSLVATLLCFSGIALFCGCGHQALTETERLIETYFARNLQDYITLAYIIQYFQYVIYGLASFFFLYCIVLLAEGFYTTSAARQTFGEFRSTMCGRCLSSSFIVVTYVLAVLWLMVFAFSALPVYFFYNMDATCHTIDVLTETPASINQLCVDARQYGLLPWNAVPGKACGITLSTVCKTREYQMTYDLYIAAFAGAGITLLALVHCSLHLAVNQVYLRKLRHRAKQESRGHNLFGRLQRDRGGILCSPYPANPSDIS
- the pcdh20l gene encoding protocadherin-20; this encodes MGHGTPDNMSWAGLLQSLLVVVHLRQIICDSVWFSIPEEQEPGILVGSLSEHFPAPYQLLTQEYMWMDKNTGNFYTTEQKMDREALCPEETKAEECIILHNAVVGPSGDLIQFPVIIEDINDNEPHFENSEIHLRVSEDVTVGTSFFLDDQAQDKDVGHNGELHYHLEDSDGVFSLKVEEDGNVIMLVVQTALDREIRDLYQMAVVATDCGSEPLSATAALIVTVTDVNDNCPSFSSDSPRSVTIPGDSSKNTLVAQVRATDPDSGPNAAIVYSLSPKVSERAKKLFSLDSLTGYIRLAQDLQSDNSEELLLKVLATGHHCPPADTQVTVSVLPKANQELTIKIGFIAEHQNQTMVLPENQPPTVLAVLELMGGSSFKGSSLAIDSEGVPFILSLQNGKYLLSTSEPLDYETRSEHHISLVAHRRSSDGNVITQSRRLIRVMVADVNDNAPHFLHTHYQLEVEENNQPGTMLLQVSASDADSGYNSKVTYRLDKRTSAIFNIDPTTGQLSVSASLDREQQGIHSLLVFARDSGSPPLESVATVSIRVLDQNDNAPVFLTPHFIFFIPENVPPFAQVGVFGVTDPDEGENGNTELHVVNSSGPFVVDNTQGILRTTTDLDRETEDRYELYLLASDHGQPAALTSTARITIFVEDINDNQPKVILPSSNASCLTISPETITGTMITKIYAIDVDSGLNSEITYTVAAPEQNRCPFQVDSRSGNITVAQQLLHKDLGMHHLFIVVRDGGKPTPLYTTVWVNLLVNESVEPCHLDREPTWTGTPDLVQTPSKAPICEVEDTRSAQPILLVGVGMMLVSTFLLMVTAVLYLKLRRRSVQQSKRWHVEENEIPLRLKDKYYSDD
- the plp1a gene encoding proteolipid protein 1a isoform X3; translation: MGCYDCCMRCLGGIPYCSLVATLLCFSGIALFCGCGHQALTETERLIETYFARNLQDYITLAYIIQYFQYVIYGLASFFFLYCIVLLAEGFYTTSAARQTFGEFRSTMCGRCLSSSFIVVTYVLAVLWLMVFAFSALPVYFFYNMDATCHTIDVLTETPASINQLCVDARQYGLLPWNAVPGKACGITLSTVCKTREYQMTYDLYIAAFAGAGITLLALLTYTVSTTYNFAVLRCTVPFTWL